Proteins from a genomic interval of Ktedonobacterales bacterium:
- a CDS encoding NAD(P) transhydrogenase subunit alpha, with product MNTLLFESLYILVLAGFLGYEVIRKVPPLLHTPLMSTTNAISGISLVGSLVAAGSNQSVVSTILGTIAVTTATINVVGGFLITDRMLKMFRRKGRKPQ from the coding sequence ATGAATACTCTCTTGTTTGAATCACTCTACATCCTGGTTCTGGCGGGATTTCTGGGGTATGAAGTCATCCGCAAGGTGCCACCTTTGCTCCATACGCCGCTCATGTCCACCACGAATGCCATCTCCGGCATCTCGCTGGTGGGGTCGCTGGTTGCGGCGGGTAGCAATCAGAGCGTTGTCAGCACCATCCTGGGGACCATTGCCGTAACCACCGCTACCATTAACGTAGTCGGCGGCTTTCTGATTACCGATCGGATGCTCAAGATGTTTCGGCGGAAGGGGAGGAAACCACAATGA
- a CDS encoding Re/Si-specific NAD(P)(+) transhydrogenase subunit alpha: protein MIIGIPKEVQAGETRVALIPSLVPLLTKEQHAVFLEAGAGVGAGFSDAQYLQSGASLVENASALYEQADMIFKVQPPQRHPVTQQPEAEMLREGSAYIGFLAPLTHPDVLEAFARRKITAFAMEFIPRLTRAQSMDALSAMSTVAGYKAVLLATEHLGKMFPLLMTAAGTITPATVLVLGAGVAGLQAISTAKRLGARVEAFDARPAVREQIHSLGAAFIEMELSQDAETAGGYAKEQSTAFLKREQKVICARFPRVDVVISTAQVFGKRAPLLITTEMVESLRPGSVIVDLAAEQGGNCELTQAGQTIEYEGVTIIGTTNVPALLPIDASQLYARTVLNLFRYLYPATGPQPEGTDGLVKGACVTRNGEIVHDLLQPLVKEGASR from the coding sequence ATGATCATCGGCATTCCAAAGGAAGTGCAGGCTGGTGAAACGCGGGTAGCGTTGATCCCCAGCCTGGTTCCGCTGCTCACAAAGGAGCAGCATGCGGTGTTCCTTGAGGCAGGTGCTGGAGTTGGGGCAGGTTTCTCCGATGCACAGTATCTCCAGTCCGGGGCCTCCCTGGTTGAGAACGCCTCTGCCCTCTATGAGCAAGCGGATATGATTTTTAAAGTCCAGCCACCGCAGAGGCATCCGGTGACTCAGCAACCTGAAGCCGAGATGCTGCGTGAGGGATCCGCCTATATCGGCTTTCTTGCCCCATTGACCCACCCTGATGTGCTGGAGGCCTTTGCCCGGCGCAAGATAACTGCCTTTGCGATGGAGTTCATTCCTCGCCTCACCCGTGCCCAGAGCATGGACGCGCTCAGTGCCATGTCGACCGTCGCCGGCTATAAAGCCGTGTTGCTGGCGACAGAACATCTGGGCAAGATGTTCCCACTGCTGATGACCGCCGCAGGGACGATTACCCCCGCCACGGTGCTGGTGCTGGGCGCAGGCGTCGCCGGGCTGCAAGCCATTTCGACGGCCAAACGGCTCGGCGCCAGAGTGGAAGCCTTTGATGCTCGCCCGGCGGTGCGTGAACAGATCCATAGCCTGGGAGCCGCTTTCATCGAGATGGAACTGTCGCAGGATGCGGAAACCGCAGGCGGCTATGCCAAAGAGCAATCCACCGCGTTCCTCAAACGCGAGCAGAAGGTCATCTGCGCCCGGTTCCCCAGGGTAGATGTCGTCATCAGCACCGCCCAGGTCTTTGGCAAACGTGCCCCACTGCTGATTACGACTGAGATGGTCGAGTCTCTCCGACCAGGGTCGGTGATCGTTGATCTAGCTGCTGAGCAAGGAGGCAATTGTGAACTCACCCAGGCGGGTCAAACCATTGAATACGAGGGCGTCACCATCATTGGCACGACCAATGTGCCCGCTCTGCTTCCCATCGATGCCAGTCAGTTGTATGCGCGCACCGTCCTCAACCTGTTCCGCTACCTCTATCCAGCCACCGGACCTCAGCCTGAGGGCACTGACGGCCTGGTGAAGGGAGCTTGCGTGACACGCAACGGGGAAATCGTCCACGACCTGCTGCAACCACTGGTGAAAGAAGGGGCGTCAAGATGA